One Streptomyces lincolnensis genomic region harbors:
- a CDS encoding DeoR/GlpR family DNA-binding transcription regulator: MLAEQRHQLIMRELRSGGTVTVTELAGRLGASAATVRRDLLKLEEDGLLTRVHGGAVVEDERAPFTEAAEAGLPEKDAIAARAATMIEDGQSVILDSGTTVHRLAPRLRGRHLTVITNNLAVYEELVRDDTVELMLLGGMVLRDSRSLDGFMTEDALRHVHADWLFMGACGIRPGGQVMDTTVAEVPARRAMIAASDKAVLLADHSKFPGTGMVKICGPEDLHAVVTDTSSDDMTCTALREAGVSVLRAAPSASDG; this comes from the coding sequence GTGCTGGCTGAACAACGACACCAACTCATCATGCGGGAGCTGCGATCCGGTGGCACGGTCACCGTGACCGAGCTCGCGGGCCGATTGGGTGCCAGTGCGGCGACCGTACGACGTGATCTCCTCAAACTGGAGGAGGACGGGCTGCTCACCCGGGTCCACGGAGGGGCGGTCGTCGAGGACGAGCGGGCGCCGTTCACCGAGGCCGCCGAAGCAGGGCTGCCCGAGAAGGACGCGATCGCCGCCCGGGCCGCCACCATGATCGAGGACGGGCAGTCGGTCATCCTCGACTCCGGCACCACCGTCCACCGGCTGGCACCCCGGCTGCGCGGACGCCACCTCACGGTGATCACCAACAACCTCGCCGTGTACGAGGAACTCGTCCGCGACGACACCGTCGAACTGATGCTGCTCGGCGGCATGGTCCTGCGTGACTCCCGTTCCCTGGACGGCTTCATGACCGAGGACGCCCTGCGCCACGTCCACGCCGACTGGCTCTTCATGGGAGCGTGCGGCATCCGCCCGGGCGGCCAGGTCATGGACACCACCGTCGCCGAGGTCCCCGCCCGACGCGCCATGATCGCCGCGAGCGACAAGGCCGTACTCCTCGCCGACCACAGCAAGTTCCCCGGCACCGGCATGGTGAAGATCTGCGGTCCGGAGGATCTGCACGCCGTGGTGACCGACACGTCGTCGGACGACATGACCTGCACGGCGCTCAGGGAGGCAGGGGTGAGCGTCCTGCGCGCGGCACCGTCCGCCTCCGACGGATAG
- a CDS encoding serine/threonine-protein kinase, which yields MATERERVIAGRYRLRQRLGAGGGGSVWLAEDDRLRAQVAVKEIDVPPEPDPAIGDLADRGRNEALKAAQLREHPNVITVYDVVEHDDRPWIVMEYLPGTRDLRAVVKERGPLSSEETARIGAAALDGLGAGHRLGIIHRDVKPSNILLAPDHSGTEDGRVLLTDYGISLRPRETRVTQSGMVVGTPGYVAPERLSGGEATADSDLFSLGVTLYYAVEGTGPFERDTLDAALLAVLTTEPSVPQRASDPLGRVIMGLLAKDPQDRWDAERARDLLAEAAGGPDASGAGVPDTAAGPAHSASPAKAPATPAGRLRGGPGRRAPALLALAATLAGGAGFALGAAVFHDAGEGARQLEVGAKAAATPTPMASPTPSPTVTRSAYPYGRQAGLRDALAAGQCVDADWKGGTYQGRAGIKAVDCDDDPEGQVIATVAQSVVTAADVEAVRGECTRRTAELRASMPDPVLYVLTPETGQGEPPDSACLLFLKNATLGGPIGDFRKFGDEVFITQLGAGDCINSVEDDEGSSTETLVSCDRPHDEQVVGWTWASGEGSSDSVDTGSLCEEKYGVNWARGQGHEMWGWTSSDEWDDGFRHVMCSVARDDEKKLPGGVLKPAY from the coding sequence ATGGCGACAGAACGGGAGCGCGTCATCGCCGGTCGGTACCGGCTGCGGCAGCGGCTGGGTGCCGGGGGCGGCGGGAGCGTCTGGCTGGCCGAGGACGACAGACTCCGGGCGCAGGTCGCCGTCAAGGAGATCGACGTACCGCCCGAACCGGACCCGGCCATCGGCGACCTCGCCGACCGGGGCCGCAACGAGGCGCTGAAGGCGGCCCAGTTGCGCGAGCACCCGAACGTCATCACGGTCTACGACGTCGTGGAGCACGACGACCGCCCGTGGATCGTGATGGAGTACCTGCCCGGTACCCGTGACCTGCGTGCCGTGGTCAAGGAGCGCGGCCCCCTGTCCAGCGAGGAGACCGCCCGGATCGGGGCGGCCGCTCTCGACGGACTCGGTGCCGGGCATCGGCTCGGCATCATCCACCGCGATGTGAAGCCCTCCAACATCCTGCTGGCACCGGACCATTCGGGCACCGAGGACGGCCGGGTCCTCCTGACGGACTACGGCATCTCGCTGCGCCCGCGCGAGACCCGTGTCACCCAGAGCGGCATGGTCGTCGGCACCCCGGGCTATGTGGCACCGGAGCGGCTGTCAGGCGGCGAGGCGACCGCGGATTCCGACCTGTTCTCGCTCGGCGTCACCCTCTACTACGCGGTCGAGGGCACCGGCCCCTTCGAGCGGGACACCCTCGACGCCGCCCTCCTCGCGGTCCTGACCACGGAACCGTCCGTGCCGCAGCGGGCGAGCGACCCGCTCGGCCGCGTCATCATGGGCCTGCTGGCGAAGGACCCGCAGGACCGGTGGGACGCGGAGCGGGCGCGTGACCTCCTCGCCGAGGCGGCGGGCGGCCCTGACGCGTCCGGAGCGGGCGTCCCCGACACCGCGGCCGGCCCGGCCCACTCCGCCTCGCCGGCGAAGGCGCCCGCCACGCCCGCCGGACGCCTCAGGGGTGGCCCCGGCCGCCGCGCGCCCGCGCTGCTCGCGCTCGCCGCGACACTGGCGGGCGGTGCCGGATTCGCGCTGGGCGCCGCCGTGTTCCACGACGCGGGGGAGGGCGCGCGGCAGCTGGAGGTCGGGGCGAAGGCCGCTGCGACGCCCACCCCGATGGCCTCCCCGACCCCTTCGCCGACGGTGACCCGCAGCGCGTATCCGTACGGCAGACAGGCCGGGTTGCGCGACGCGCTCGCGGCGGGGCAGTGCGTCGACGCCGACTGGAAGGGCGGCACGTACCAGGGGCGGGCCGGCATCAAGGCCGTCGACTGCGACGACGATCCCGAGGGCCAGGTCATCGCGACCGTGGCGCAGTCCGTCGTCACGGCCGCCGACGTGGAGGCCGTCCGGGGTGAGTGCACCCGGCGTACCGCGGAACTGCGAGCGAGCATGCCCGATCCCGTGCTCTACGTCCTCACCCCCGAGACGGGCCAGGGCGAACCGCCGGACTCGGCGTGCCTGCTGTTCCTGAAGAACGCCACCCTCGGCGGCCCGATCGGCGACTTCCGCAAGTTCGGCGACGAGGTGTTCATCACGCAGCTGGGCGCCGGGGACTGCATCAACTCCGTGGAGGACGACGAGGGTTCGTCCACCGAGACCCTGGTGAGCTGCGACCGGCCGCACGACGAGCAGGTGGTCGGCTGGACCTGGGCCTCCGGCGAGGGCTCCTCCGACAGCGTCGACACCGGCAGCCTGTGCGAGGAGAAGTACGGCGTCAACTGGGCCCGCGGACAGGGCCACGAGATGTGGGGCTGGACCTCCTCCGACGAGTGGGACGACGGGTTCCGCCATGTGATGTGCAGCGTGGCCCGCGACGACGAGAAGAAGCTGCCCGGGGGAGTGCTGAAGCCGGCGTACTGA
- a CDS encoding tetratricopeptide repeat protein: MDTPTPAAPEPTGPPEPTGPPSGEPNGPPSDELAVFHPLPPQDRPHDPLAAALGNASLLGIGYLLLGRRKLAVTAATTTLVLVLLVVSKARTSYEIAVAVWWVLGIAHGWFLARRGTRRVAVRRQRLLALAVTLTVLLTAGLLRHDAHRVAGDVAEARQDGDCARVVSAQGEVWWGDRVGDAPLTAYGDEVVRVCERLETATAELNSALTGDTEALEQGFDTLAKVLAEPGHGKTVETTLNGFLRGLPTEDPCTTVAVTDWLRQRVPSQDVLDRSTATAERTAPAALVDCGDDFMADDSWDEARTRYEQLLDRYPGGDLADRARKGARKATLNIELDTVRKLLVDSADGQPAYCSDPAKYSGAKPAGKGTNRALFYGGDEYSVLRDYVKQLPGAWKAGDASDAALVVCMGEDTFGTSVETCPYENESTGAVTYVSFHKVEIPVKVYEVRTGRLVTDRRIQISGTSCPSRFSYFSTGDGDTSPPSTRYVTTSKSGVRAAFELLVVR, from the coding sequence ATGGATACCCCGACACCCGCCGCACCCGAGCCCACCGGCCCGCCCGAGCCCACCGGACCGCCCTCCGGTGAACCCAACGGCCCGCCCTCCGACGAACTCGCCGTGTTCCACCCCCTACCTCCTCAGGACCGACCCCACGACCCGCTGGCCGCGGCCCTCGGCAACGCCTCCCTCCTCGGCATCGGCTATCTGCTGCTGGGGCGGCGCAAGCTCGCGGTCACCGCCGCGACGACCACGCTCGTGCTGGTCCTGCTGGTCGTCTCCAAGGCCCGCACGTCGTACGAGATCGCCGTGGCCGTGTGGTGGGTGCTCGGCATCGCCCACGGCTGGTTCCTGGCCCGTCGCGGCACGCGCAGGGTCGCGGTGCGACGGCAACGGCTGCTCGCGCTCGCCGTGACGCTGACGGTGCTGCTGACCGCGGGGCTGCTGCGCCACGACGCGCACCGGGTCGCGGGCGATGTCGCCGAGGCCCGGCAGGACGGCGACTGCGCACGCGTGGTGAGCGCGCAGGGGGAGGTGTGGTGGGGCGACCGTGTCGGTGACGCGCCGCTGACCGCGTACGGCGACGAGGTGGTCCGGGTGTGCGAGCGGCTGGAGACGGCCACGGCCGAACTGAACAGCGCGCTGACCGGGGACACCGAGGCACTGGAGCAGGGCTTCGACACCCTCGCGAAGGTCCTCGCCGAACCCGGCCACGGCAAGACGGTCGAGACGACGCTGAACGGATTCCTCCGCGGCCTGCCCACCGAGGACCCCTGCACCACCGTCGCCGTCACCGACTGGCTCCGCCAACGGGTGCCCAGCCAGGACGTGTTGGACCGCTCGACCGCCACCGCCGAACGGACCGCGCCCGCCGCGCTCGTCGACTGCGGCGACGACTTCATGGCGGACGACAGCTGGGACGAGGCCCGCACCCGGTACGAGCAGCTGCTCGACCGGTACCCCGGCGGCGACCTCGCCGACCGGGCCCGCAAGGGGGCCAGGAAGGCCACGCTGAACATCGAGTTGGACACGGTCCGCAAACTGCTCGTCGACAGCGCCGACGGGCAGCCCGCGTACTGCTCCGACCCGGCGAAGTACAGCGGCGCCAAGCCCGCGGGCAAGGGCACCAACCGCGCGCTGTTCTACGGCGGCGACGAGTACAGCGTGCTGCGCGACTACGTGAAGCAACTCCCCGGCGCCTGGAAGGCCGGCGACGCCTCCGACGCGGCGCTGGTGGTGTGCATGGGTGAGGACACCTTCGGCACCTCCGTCGAGACCTGCCCGTACGAGAACGAGTCCACCGGTGCCGTCACCTATGTGAGCTTCCACAAGGTCGAGATTCCGGTGAAGGTCTACGAGGTACGCACCGGCAGGCTGGTCACCGACCGCAGGATCCAGATCAGTGGCACGAGTTGCCCGTCGAGGTTCTCTTACTTCTCCACCGGCGACGGCGACACGTCCCCGCCGTCGACCAGGTACGTCACCACCTCCAAGTCCGGTGTGCGCGCCGCCTTCGAGCTGCTGGTGGTCCGATGA
- a CDS encoding SRPBCC family protein: MDRIDRAGRVIAASPAAVYGALLDRQALEAWMPPEGMRGRVERWDPRPGGGFRMILTYLDAADSPGKTSDATDVVDVEFADLVPAERVVQRAVFEADDPAYEGTMTMTWHLVPAGDGTEVTVTAVDVPPGIDQADHEAGITSSLANLASYLERAD, translated from the coding sequence ATGGACAGGATCGACCGCGCCGGCAGAGTGATCGCGGCCTCACCGGCGGCCGTCTACGGCGCCCTCCTCGACAGGCAGGCCCTTGAGGCCTGGATGCCGCCGGAGGGCATGCGAGGTCGGGTGGAGCGGTGGGACCCGCGTCCCGGCGGCGGATTCCGGATGATCCTCACATACCTCGATGCCGCCGACAGTCCCGGCAAGACGTCCGACGCGACGGATGTCGTCGACGTCGAGTTCGCCGACCTGGTGCCGGCGGAACGCGTCGTGCAGCGGGCGGTGTTCGAGGCCGACGACCCGGCGTACGAGGGCACCATGACGATGACCTGGCACCTGGTGCCCGCCGGTGACGGGACCGAGGTGACCGTCACCGCGGTGGACGTGCCACCGGGCATCGACCAGGCGGACCACGAGGCCGGGATCACGTCCTCGCTGGCCAACCTGGCGTCGTACCTGGAAAGGGCCGACTGA
- a CDS encoding DUF475 domain-containing protein produces the protein MILKTFGWSFAVTALGLTAAVFYDGWTALGVVAILAILEISLSFDNAVVNAGILKKMNAFWQKIFLTVGVLIAVFGMRLVFPVVIVAISAKMGPVEAVDLALNNKDRYQQLVTDAHPSIAAFGGMFLLMIFLDFIFEDRDIKWLGWLERPLAKLGKIDMLSVCIALIVLLATAFTFATHAHQHGGTHVDKAETVLISGVAGLVTYLVVGGLSSFFENRLDEEEEAERTGKEQSAVLLAGRAAFFMFLYLEVLDASFSFDGVIGAFAITNDIVLMALGLGTGAMYVRSLTVYLVRQGTLDDYVYLEHGAHYAIGALAVILMVTIQYQINEIITGLLGVVLITWSFISSVRRNRALAAAEERPLERLSS, from the coding sequence GTGATCCTCAAGACCTTCGGCTGGTCGTTCGCGGTCACCGCGCTCGGTCTGACGGCGGCGGTGTTCTACGACGGCTGGACCGCGCTCGGGGTCGTGGCCATCCTCGCCATCCTCGAGATCTCGCTGTCCTTCGACAACGCCGTGGTCAACGCCGGAATCCTGAAGAAGATGAACGCCTTCTGGCAGAAGATCTTCCTCACCGTCGGTGTACTGATCGCGGTCTTCGGCATGCGGCTCGTCTTTCCGGTCGTCATCGTCGCCATCAGCGCCAAGATGGGCCCTGTCGAGGCCGTCGACCTCGCCCTGAACAACAAGGACCGCTACCAGCAGCTGGTCACCGACGCCCACCCGTCGATCGCCGCGTTCGGTGGCATGTTCCTGCTGATGATCTTCCTCGACTTCATCTTCGAGGACCGGGACATCAAGTGGCTAGGCTGGCTGGAGCGGCCGCTCGCCAAACTCGGCAAGATCGACATGCTGTCGGTGTGCATCGCCCTGATCGTCCTGCTGGCCACCGCGTTCACCTTCGCCACCCACGCCCACCAGCACGGCGGCACCCATGTCGACAAGGCGGAGACGGTCCTGATCTCCGGTGTCGCGGGCCTGGTCACCTACTTGGTCGTCGGCGGTCTCTCCAGCTTCTTCGAGAACAGGCTCGACGAAGAGGAGGAGGCCGAGCGCACCGGCAAGGAGCAGTCCGCCGTCCTGCTGGCGGGCCGGGCGGCGTTCTTCATGTTCCTCTACCTGGAAGTCCTGGACGCGTCCTTCTCGTTCGACGGCGTGATCGGCGCCTTCGCCATCACCAACGACATCGTGCTGATGGCGCTGGGCCTGGGCACGGGCGCGATGTACGTCCGGTCGCTCACCGTCTACCTGGTCCGCCAGGGCACCCTCGACGACTATGTCTACCTGGAGCACGGCGCCCACTACGCGATCGGCGCCCTCGCGGTGATCCTCATGGTGACCATCCAGTACCAGATCAACGAGATCATCACCGGCCTCCTCGGTGTCGTCCTGATCACCTGGTCCTTCATCTCGTCCGTGCGACGCAACCGGGCTCTCGCGGCGGCGGAGGAACGGCCGCTGGAGCGCCTCTCCTCGTGA
- a CDS encoding MFS transporter encodes MTDTAPDTTAGSSPRPEAQRRVLTVLVSGQVLSGAGLAAGITVGALLAQDMLGSTDLAGLPSALFTAGSALAAVAIGRISQARGRRPGLAAGYLTGAVGSAGVIAAAVADSAVLLFIALFVYGAGTATNLQARYAGADLAAPAHRARAVSTVLVATTLGGVVGPNLAAPTGRLADSLGIPTLAGPFLLSGTAYALAALVLAVWLRPDPLLLARSLDLRQRTEATEVTTRGPGLMPGALTMILTQLVMVAVMTMTPVHMHDHGHGTAASGLVIAIHVGAMYLPSPLTGWLVDRYGPTLIAAASGLTLLGAGITAAVAPADSVALLAVALALLGLGWNLGLVSGTAMITDAVPLATRARTQGMVDVSIAIAGATGGLASGLVVSAAGYPLLALTGGILALAVLPAIAATASSR; translated from the coding sequence GTGACAGACACCGCCCCGGACACCACCGCCGGTTCGTCCCCGCGGCCCGAGGCACAGCGGCGTGTTCTCACCGTGCTGGTGAGCGGCCAGGTTCTGAGCGGGGCGGGGCTCGCGGCCGGTATCACCGTCGGAGCGCTGCTCGCGCAGGACATGCTGGGCTCCACGGACCTCGCCGGGCTGCCCAGTGCCCTGTTCACCGCCGGTTCGGCGCTCGCCGCGGTCGCCATCGGCCGCATCTCCCAGGCCCGGGGCCGCCGACCGGGCCTGGCGGCGGGGTACCTGACCGGTGCCGTGGGCAGCGCGGGTGTCATCGCCGCGGCCGTCGCCGACAGCGCCGTACTGCTGTTCATCGCCCTGTTCGTCTACGGCGCGGGCACGGCCACCAACCTCCAGGCGCGGTACGCCGGAGCCGACCTCGCCGCCCCTGCCCACCGGGCCCGTGCGGTCTCCACCGTCCTGGTCGCCACCACCCTCGGCGGGGTCGTCGGCCCCAACCTCGCCGCACCCACCGGACGCCTCGCCGACTCCCTCGGCATCCCCACCCTGGCGGGGCCGTTCCTGCTCTCCGGCACCGCCTACGCCCTGGCCGCCCTCGTCCTCGCCGTCTGGCTGCGCCCCGACCCGCTGCTGCTCGCCCGCAGTCTCGACCTCCGGCAGCGGACGGAGGCCACCGAGGTGACGACCCGCGGGCCGGGGCTGATGCCGGGTGCGCTGACGATGATCCTCACCCAGCTCGTCATGGTCGCGGTCATGACGATGACGCCCGTCCACATGCACGACCACGGCCACGGCACCGCGGCTTCCGGCCTCGTCATCGCCATTCACGTCGGTGCCATGTATCTGCCGTCCCCGCTGACCGGCTGGCTCGTCGACCGATATGGCCCTACGCTCATCGCCGCCGCCTCCGGTCTCACCCTCCTCGGCGCCGGCATCACCGCCGCCGTGGCGCCCGCGGACTCCGTCGCCCTGCTCGCCGTCGCGCTCGCCCTGCTGGGGCTGGGCTGGAACCTCGGCCTCGTCTCCGGCACCGCGATGATCACCGACGCCGTGCCGCTGGCCACCCGGGCCAGGACCCAGGGCATGGTCGATGTCTCCATCGCCATCGCCGGAGCCACTGGCGGCCTCGCCTCCGGCCTCGTCGTCTCCGCCGCGGGCTACCCCCTCCTCGCCCTCACCGGCGGCATCCTCGCGCTCGCCGTCCTGCCGGCCATCGCCGCCACCGCGAGCAGCAGGTGA